tcctgagaCCATGGCATGAAATGAAACCAAGTCAGAATTAACTAtatgtgccatccaggtgccccatctcttTGCTTTGAGCATCCTATCTTTTGAAGCATAGAAGTCTCATTTTTTATAACGTACAGGGTTTTTTCTTTCGTTGCTCATGCCTTCCAGTTAGATCTGAGAGTCTTCGTCAAATCCACAATAAGGAAGCTTTGCCCTAAGAGTTGTACTGAGGTCTTAGATAATATGGGtcctgctgctttttttttggcatgtggaCATCCCATTGTTCTACACTGTTGTTGAACAGATTATTCTGGCGCCACTCAgcatgtgggtttatttcttggttcTACTCCATGCCATCTCAAGTGCCATAGTTCTGCACTGAACTCTGATGCACTGAGGTTTGGCTTCCTGGGACCCTGGTGAGCCCCAGGAGCAACAGAGCGGGGGGAAGCAGGCAGCACTGAGCCCTTTACCCCTGTCCTGCCCCCCAGAAATATCCCCAGCccaaggggcagaagaagaagaagattgtCAAGTACGGCATGGGCGGTCTCATCATCCTGTTTCTCGTGGCTATCATCTGGTTCCCGTTGCTTTTCATGTCCCTGGTACGCTCTGTGGTTGGTGTCGTCAACCAGCCCATCGATGTTACTGTCACCCTTAAGCTGGGTGGCTATGAGGTGAGTCACCAGTTTGCTCCAGCAGGGTAAGAGGGGCTGCTGGCTGCAGACTCCACCCCACTCACCTTCCTGGAGTCCTACCTGGGCACTGGCCACCAGGGGTTTGAGAGGTCCCTTGTCCCATCATGGTCATACATCCTGCTATCCCCCACAGCCCCTCTTCACCATGAGTGCCCAGCAGCCGTCCATTGTGCCGTTCACACAGCAGGCCTATGAGGAGCTGTCCAGACAGTTTGACCCTAACCCGGTGAGTGGGCCCCACCCTGCAGCTGCTGGGGAGATGGGGGCGCTTAGGTGCACCTCGCTCAACTGCCATCCTGGGTCCAGTTGGCCATGCAGTTCATCAGCCAGTACAGCCCCGAGGACATCGTCACGGCACAGATCGAGGGCAGTTCAGGGGCACTATGGCGCATCAGCCCACCCAGCCGGGCCCAGATGAAGCGGGAGCTGTACAATGGCACGGCTGACATCACCCTGCGCTTCACCTGGAACTTCCAGAGGTGCGTCCTGGCTTGGGTAGGACCTGGGTGGCACATTGCCCTCAGTGGCTCATGCTATGCCCTGGCCTGTAGGGACCTGGCCAAGGGCGGCACCGTGGAGTACACCAATGAGAAGCACACCCTGGACTGGGCCCCAAATAGTACTGAGCGGCGGCAGCTGGCCAGCCTGCTTGAGGGCACCTCGGACCAGTCCGTGTGAGTTagggccctgggggagggaggggctgagaggaAGGCTGGGCCTAAACAGTGGGCCTTGTCCCTTCAGGGTCATCCCCCACCTCTTTCCCAAGTACATCCGTGCCCCCAATGGGCCTGAAGCCAACCCAGTGAAGCAGCTGCAGCCCAGTGAGTgtgttggggttgggggggcggtGGCCCTTAGCCCAGGGAGAGGGTGGTGGCCTCACCAACTCTGGCTCTGCCCCAGACGAGGAGGCCGACTACCTAGGCGTGCGCATCCAGCTGCGGAGGGAGCGCGTGGGCTCAGGGGCCGCTGGCTTCCTTGAGTGGTGGGTCATCGAGCTACAGGATTGCCAGGCTGAGTGCAACCTGCTGCCCATGGTCATCTTCAGTGACAAGGTCAGCCCGCCCAGCCTTGGCTTCCTGGCTGGCTACGGGTAAGTGAGCTGCAGCTGTGAGCAGGTGGGGCGCAGCTCCAGCAGCATCCCTGACTCACCCCGCCCCTGCCCGGCAGGATCATGGGGCTCTACGTGTCCATTGTGCTGGTTATTGGCAAGTTTGTACGCGGCTTCTTCAGTGAGATCTCACACTCCATCATGTTTGAGGAGCTGCCCTGTGTCGACCGCATCCTCAAGCTCTGCCAGGACATCTTCCTGGTTCGGGAGACGCGGGAGCTGGAGCTGGAAGAGGAGCTTTATGCCAAGCTTATCTTCCTGTACCGCTCGCCTGAGACGATGATCAAGTGGACCCGTGAGAAGGAGTAGGAGCCGGGCTCCTGCGCATGTGCATGAAGGAGCTGCCCAGCCCAGCGCTGGGTGCAGACACCCCGTCCCAGGCCATCAGGCCCTGATGCTGCTGCCAGAAGGAAGCGGGGGCCCCTCCTCGGCCCGGCACAGGACCCCGGTCCCTTCCATCATCCCTGCTGGGCCTAGCACAGCCGGCACCCTGGGTCAGGGGGGCCAGCCTTCCCTTCGCCACGCGTACTGTAggattttctaattaaaaatgtttttatttatacaatCACATGCTGCTTGCCCATCCTTGCCCTCCTGCTTGGGGGTGGCCCCAGGCTCAGCTCCCAGTGGTGTGTACCTCCTCGTCACTGTTCTCAACCAGATATTCCTGGATATCCTGCGAGGGCCTGGGGGGAAGCCACACACTGGGAACCTGCCCTGCACGTGCAGACGCCCAGCAGGACCCACCCGCACTCCCCAAGCATGGGGGCTAGCTCATACCTTTGGCTGCGGAACTGGGCCTCAGCCAAGATGTAAGGTGGCAAAGAATCCAAAGATGGCTGTAACAGAGAACCACCGTGGGCGAGGGGCCACGTGGCACCAAGCCCCTGGGAGTGGGCCTCCCCTGTCAGTACCCCAGGTGGGGAAAGGACTCACCACATCCTTCATATTCACACGGCAGCCATAGCACAGCTGCTCGATGACCTGGGAGTCCTCCCTGTGGGAGCAGAGCTGCACCTGAGCACCTGCTTGGGGCCCTAGGGAGTCCCACCTACCCTGGCCAGCAGCAGGGGGCTGGCTATGCGGCAGGATAGGAATGGACTCACCTTCTGCACAGCAGGGTACTCTGGCAGCACTTCTGGGCCCTGCCCACTTCTGCAGAACAGCAGGGCATGGGGGCTGCCCCAGCCTCagccagtggggtggggggctgtgtcTGGGAGAAATCCTGGGTCTGAGCCCCAAAAGCGGTGGCACTGTCTGCAAGCAGAGATAGGCTGAGGGTCCTCCTGCAGCTGCGCCCCCAGCTCCCACTGGTCATAGCCCCTCCCCGTCCACACAGACCAGCAGTGTCGACATCCAGCGAGCACATACAGAGCAGGCAGCGGGGGCCAGCAGCACAGCCGTCCCTGGGAGCCTTGACCAGCTTCTCACTGGTCCTGTGGGTGTGGGAGACCCGTCAGGATGGAGCTTCATTCTCCCCAGAGCATGCGCAGCAGGGGGCAGGCACAGCACACCGCTCCAGCCCCTCCCACACTTGCACATACCTGTACACAGTGCTGACTGTGGAGGGGAACTGAGCCTGCAGCCGGAGCAGGAAGCCCTCCATCAACCGGTGGATGCTGGCCTTTTCAGGGGCCTAGAGATAGTCAGATGAGGGCTGCAATGGCGGCACTCCGAGGCCTGGCCAAGGAGCCATCAGGAGGGGAGGCCAAGGCTTCACACCATCAGCCCCAAAGGTGCTGGGTCAGGGCTAAAGGGAGCCACAGCAGCCACTTCTGAACCGTCCCCGTCGCTGACCACAGCTGCTGTGACAACCTCCCTGCGAGCCCCCTTTTCGTCCAGGGTACCAAGCTACCTTTCTATGGTAGCAGGGGGAGCGCCATTCGCATGCTCCCAGAAGGCAGGGCACCCTGCTGTCAGCGCTCAGGCCACAAAACTGCTGTGGACACAGTTTGGGCCACTGAGGTGTGCCGGCATGACCCCATGCTAGAAGGGGGCCACCCGCCCAGGTGCTACCACTCACTCACCTTTGTGTCAATGGCCGGTGTGAAGATGGAAGGGACTGCGAAGAGGCGGTTGTAGAAGGCGACCTCCTTCAGTGTGTGCTCACGCATGGGCCGCACCACCACCACGTCACCGTGCCGCTCGTCAGAGAAGCCCTGCGGTGGGGGTACATCCCAAAGCTCACCCTGCAGACGGCTCACAGCCCCTCCTTCCCTGGCAGCTGAGGGGGTCACAGGCTCCCACAAGGGAGACTCTGGGATTGGACTCACGACACCACCTTCAGGTGATGGGGGCCAGAGGGGCCCCTGAAAATCTTGGACCCATGTACCGTGTCCCAGGCGAGGAAGGCCCCTCTCCCCAGCGCCAAGCTGGTCATGAGCTTGATGGCCAAGCGAGTACAGCTGTCTCCTGTCATCACCTTGGAGTAGCCGTGGGTCCGGGCCACGTGGAGGAGCAGGTGGCCCCTGTAGAGCAGGGCACAGGGTCTCAGGGGGCCAGATGAAGCAGGGCCAAGCCCCCGGCATGAGGACAGGGGCTCACCGCAGGGTCTGCAGAAGCTCCTCTTTGGCTGTCAACGTCTTCACAGAGTCAAAGAGTCGGGAGAGAGCCTCTATGTGGGCAGCTGGGGGTGGCCCAGCCGGGTCCTCGGGGTCCTGGGTGCAGGGCTGGCTcagctgctcctcctgctgtgtggggctggggctgccccccaccgTATGCTGCTGCTGGAGGAAACTATCCACAGCTACCTTGTAGGTCCCCTCAGTCCCCACTGGCTCCTGGGCAGAGCAGCGCAGCACAGACGGCGGCAGGGTGAACACCTTCCAGGGCAGGGAGAGTGCATAAGGCCTGGCCCACTTAGTGCCGAGAGCAAACAGGCCAAGGGGGAGGCCCACGGCCGACACAGCAAGACACAGCAAATCGGCACAGGCCCCTCAGAGTACGCCCCAGTGGCCCGCCCCGAGACAGGCCCGCCCACCTCTTCCAAGGCAACAATGTGCCACGGGAAGCCAAAGCTCCGGAGGATCAGCTTTACTTCAGCCAGGGTTTTTGCTCTATTCTCCCAGCTCTGGCCACAAGCTGCTCCCTCTGAAAAATTAAGGCACAAAAGAGTCATGGCTACAGAAGAGCTGAGATGAGACAAGGCCAATGCTGTGTGAGGCACTACCAAGCTTTTCTGTGGAAACTATAGGATGCTAACCTGTTCTAGAGGGAAGTGTTTGCAGAGTGGGAAGTGGGTTCTCTGTAGGGCAcaggggaggagcggggagaGGCATGACGGCCACAGTGGCCAAGACCCATCTGGGAGCCTATCTCAGGGAACAAGGGGCGGAGCAGGCCAGCATCTGGCACCTGACCCTTTCCACCCATGCCTCCTGATCCATGGAGGCTACACAAACACTCCTGACTGACTGTGATATTAAGGCTAAAACAAGACAACGGTGCCTCTGCCGCCAGTCCCATGAGATGTCTCCAAAACACACCCCCACCAGGACCTCTTTAAGGTCACAGAGCCAGCTGTCTCACTGTAGGGCTCGTCCTGAGCAGCTGGGAATGGACCAGGGATGGCTACACGTACCATCAACGTACACGACCCCTGGCACAAAACGCAGTCTTTTGGCAGAATCTCGACTCAGGCCCTGGAGAGAAAAGGACCAGGACCTCAGCCCCACAGTCAGAAGCCAATGCCTTTCCCAGCACAAACTGTTTTCCATCTGAACTAATGTCCTCCAGGAAGGGGTGGTGACTCCTCACCTAGTGCAGACAGACCATTCAAACAGGGTGCCGATCAAGGCCCATGGGGAGGCCACACAGCCCAACTTGGTCCAAGTGGCCTGCCGGGGCATCCTCACTGCCCCAGTGAGACCTGCTCCACAGCAGTTTGTCCTCCCACCTCTCCTAGCAATGTCCTGAGAGGCGTGGCCTGCCTGAGTACCTCTGACCCCTAAGGGTGCAAGAGGAAAACAGACTATAATCAAGGCATTGCCACTAAAAGAACGAGGGGCTCCAGGTGCCAGACAAAAGGCCGAGTAGACACGTGCACCAGGCTAGGTTTAGGAGGCCacgaaattaaaaataaaaataaaaataaaaataaaaataaaaataaaaataaaaataaaaataaaaataaataaaaataaaataaaataaaaataaaaataaaataaaaataaataaaataaaataaaataataaaattaaatttaaaaaaaaaaaaaaaaaggaggccacGAAATGAGAGCAGGACAGCAACCACAGAAGCACCACCCTAGAGCCCCTGGTACAGACCACCCTTTTAAATCCATGCCCCTCACTGTAAGTGCAGAGGGTCTGTGTATGTCCCGGCCCTGGGTCAAGGCCTCCGAGGCAGCCAGGGCCCTCAGGAGAAGCTCTAGCCATCTTTGAGTGGGCTGCCCACTGCCTGGAGCACAGCTCTCCGGTGAgcaccctcttccctccccctccccatctgaCTTCACTTCACCTGCCAAGCCCACTGCTCTTTTGGGTCTCCCCTTAAACTTCAGGGAAGCTGCCCAACTCCAGCCAGGCAGGCCCCTTTTGGGTTCCTCAAGGCACCTGCTTGTATTTCACGGTCCAGTCTTGTCCTGGACCCAGGACCAGGGCGGAGGCCCGTGAACTCAGCAACATCTCAAGCAAGGTTCCACCGTGCCGCCACACTTTCCCAGGGACTATGATTCTACACAGTCGGCGAACACTACTAAACTGGGCACAGCTGAGTAGTACAGACACAGCTTCTGTTTTGTATATCTCTTGTATACACATCTGAGAACCCTCCAGGCATCCTGGCTAGGGGTGGGCTGCTCTCGTTAGCTGCAGGCAAGAGCCCTTCAGTGCTGGGCCCCCAACCCTGGAGCTTAGCTGGGTGGTAGCCAGGGCCCCAGATGCTGTGGAGATGTACCTCAAGGACCTGCCAGACCATGGAGCTTGATGAAGGCCCCCCAGACCACGCCAGGAGCACCTAAGAGAGAAGGAAGGTTACTGGAGAGACTGCATCCCCCACATGAGCATCCCTGAGAAGGGAGGCAGGTGCTGACAGCCAGGGCCCAGGGGGGACTCTGCAGAAGAGTCATCCCATACACTACCTTCTCTCCCGGAAAGATCAACCGATTCTTCCCAAGCACGGCTCTGAACTTGTGGACATAAAAGGCCCTGAAA
The Vulpes lagopus strain Blue_001 chromosome 10, ASM1834538v1, whole genome shotgun sequence genome window above contains:
- the CTU2 gene encoding cytoplasmic tRNA 2-thiolation protein 2 isoform X1; the encoded protein is MCQVGEDYGDPVPEGPPPPRPGRELRCVKCKDGLPVVVIRAGDAFCRDCFRAFYVHKFRAVLGKNRLIFPGEKVLLAWSGGPSSSSMVWQVLEGLSRDSAKRLRFVPGVVYVDEGAACGQSWENRAKTLAEVKLILRSFGFPWHIVALEEVFTLPPSVLRCSAQEPVGTEGTYKVAVDSFLQQQHTVGGSPSPTQQEEQLSQPCTQDPEDPAGPPPAAHIEALSRLFDSVKTLTAKEELLQTLRGHLLLHVARTHGYSKVMTGDSCTRLAIKLMTSLALGRGAFLAWDTGFSDERHGDVVVVRPMREHTLKEVAFYNRLFAVPSIFTPAIDTKAPEKASIHRLMEGFLLRLQAQFPSTVSTVYRTSEKLVKAPRDGCAAGPRCLLCMCSLDVDTADSATAFGAQTQDFSQTQPPTPLAEAGAAPMPCCSAEVGRAQKCCQSTLLCRREDSQVIEQLCYGCRVNMKDVPSLDSLPPYILAEAQFRSQRPSQDIQEYLVENSDEEVHTTGS
- the CTU2 gene encoding cytoplasmic tRNA 2-thiolation protein 2 isoform X2 — protein: MCQVGEDYGDPVPEGPPPPRPGRELRCVKCKDGLPVVVIRAGDAFCRDCFRAFYVHKFRAVLGKNRLIFPGEKVLLAWSGGPSSSSMVWQVLEGLSRDSAKRLRFVPGVVYVDEGAACGQSWENRAKTLAEVKLILRSFGFPWHIVALEEQHTVGGSPSPTQQEEQLSQPCTQDPEDPAGPPPAAHIEALSRLFDSVKTLTAKEELLQTLRGHLLLHVARTHGYSKVMTGDSCTRLAIKLMTSLALGRGAFLAWDTGFSDERHGDVVVVRPMREHTLKEVAFYNRLFAVPSIFTPAIDTKAPEKASIHRLMEGFLLRLQAQFPSTVSTVYRTSEKLVKAPRDGCAAGPRCLLCMCSLDVDTADSATAFGAQTQDFSQTQPPTPLAEAGAAPMPCCSAEVGRAQKCCQSTLLCRREDSQVIEQLCYGCRVNMKDVPSLDSLPPYILAEAQFRSQRPSQDIQEYLVENSDEEVHTTGS